One Saccharopolyspora erythraea NRRL 2338 genomic region harbors:
- a CDS encoding LysR family transcriptional regulator — MLDVRRVLLLVEASDRGSLTAAAEALGITPSAASQQMSRLESEVGQPLLHRLPRGVQLTDAGRALAERGHAIRRELRGAQADLESLAQLDRGTLRLGSFPTASASLLPLALTRFSRKHPAMHTTVRSALLAELLELLHTGEIELALLWDYEWNRVDDDSMEIEHLLDDPTVLVVPANSELVDEPEISLADLAGQEWIIRADNHPVAEVLRRSCRLAGFEPGISYESHDYQEAQAMVAAGLGIAIAPRLALTNRRHDVRLVNFATDVPAPTRRILLARMANRTPTPAAATMAEIVQAAAAKFADSNLHRTQLGTVRRT, encoded by the coding sequence ATGCTCGACGTGCGCAGAGTGCTCCTTCTCGTGGAAGCATCCGACCGCGGATCACTCACCGCAGCGGCGGAGGCACTGGGGATCACACCCTCGGCCGCCTCGCAGCAGATGTCCCGGCTGGAGTCCGAAGTCGGTCAGCCGCTGCTGCACCGGCTACCGCGGGGCGTCCAACTCACCGACGCAGGCAGAGCACTCGCGGAACGTGGACACGCCATCCGGCGCGAGCTGCGCGGCGCGCAGGCAGACCTGGAGTCGTTGGCGCAGCTCGACAGGGGGACCCTCCGGCTGGGATCGTTCCCGACAGCCAGTGCCTCACTGCTTCCGCTCGCGCTGACGCGGTTCTCCCGCAAGCACCCGGCGATGCACACCACCGTGCGATCGGCGTTGCTCGCCGAACTGCTCGAACTGCTGCACACAGGCGAGATCGAACTGGCGTTGCTGTGGGACTACGAGTGGAACCGGGTCGACGACGACTCCATGGAGATCGAGCACCTGCTCGACGACCCGACGGTCCTGGTCGTCCCGGCGAACTCGGAGCTGGTGGACGAGCCGGAGATCAGCCTGGCCGACCTCGCAGGGCAGGAGTGGATCATCCGGGCCGACAACCACCCGGTCGCCGAGGTTCTGCGGCGCAGTTGCCGGCTCGCCGGGTTCGAGCCCGGTATCTCCTACGAATCGCACGACTACCAGGAGGCGCAGGCGATGGTGGCCGCCGGGCTGGGAATCGCGATCGCACCCCGGCTGGCACTGACCAACCGCCGCCACGACGTCCGGCTGGTGAACTTCGCCACCGACGTCCCAGCCCCGACCCGGCGAATCCTGTTGGCACGCATGGCAAACCGGACCCCGACACCGGCCGCGGCAACGATGGCCGAGATCGTCCAGGCAGCCGCGGCGAAATTCGCCGACTCCAACCTCCACCGCACGCAGCTGGGCACGGTCAGACGAACCTAG
- a CDS encoding PrpF domain-containing protein, with protein sequence MEEGSVHIPATLVRGGTSKCWLFAESDLPGTVDDLEALLVNAYGAADPVQLDGVGGATPTTSKAAVIRPSAVPGVDVDYLFGQVGIGIGRVEWGSNCGNCATAIALWSVSTGLVAVAGDLTRVAMRNINTGAVLEAEVDTTGGRVHEFGTQTVPGTRAGGVAVGLKFLDPCGGVTGSTSPTGHVVEELEAAGITARASMLDAGAPMVLLDAASLGRTGTEGLDAVGGLVDVLRPFRHRAAHCMGLTARGDAPDDAVPKVGIVGSPASYRTWLGDEVDAEDYDVAVRMLSMNSPHPAIGLTSAVGVAVANLLAGSVVHGASAAPGAAELRIGTPAGVVTVTSGEPAPAGPRWITIRRAARILCRADILVPEPVAV encoded by the coding sequence ATGGAAGAAGGTTCCGTGCACATTCCCGCAACGTTGGTCCGCGGCGGCACCAGCAAGTGTTGGTTGTTCGCCGAATCCGATCTACCCGGAACTGTGGACGATCTGGAGGCGCTGCTGGTCAACGCCTACGGAGCTGCCGACCCGGTGCAGCTCGACGGCGTGGGCGGCGCTACGCCGACGACGTCGAAAGCCGCCGTCATCCGCCCTTCCGCCGTGCCCGGCGTGGATGTCGACTACCTCTTCGGACAGGTCGGCATCGGGATCGGCCGTGTGGAGTGGGGAAGCAACTGTGGCAATTGTGCTACTGCGATCGCGTTGTGGTCGGTGTCGACTGGCCTGGTTGCTGTTGCAGGGGATTTGACGCGGGTTGCCATGCGCAACATCAACACGGGTGCGGTGCTGGAGGCCGAGGTCGACACCACCGGCGGTCGTGTGCACGAGTTCGGCACTCAGACCGTGCCCGGAACCCGGGCCGGGGGAGTGGCGGTCGGGCTGAAGTTCCTGGATCCCTGCGGAGGCGTGACCGGGTCGACTTCGCCCACGGGCCACGTCGTCGAGGAGCTGGAGGCCGCGGGAATCACGGCCCGCGCCAGCATGCTCGACGCCGGCGCACCCATGGTCCTGCTCGACGCCGCGTCCCTCGGCCGAACAGGAACCGAAGGTCTCGACGCGGTCGGCGGCCTGGTCGACGTGCTGCGCCCGTTCCGGCACCGAGCCGCCCACTGCATGGGGCTGACCGCACGCGGCGATGCCCCGGACGACGCGGTACCGAAAGTCGGCATCGTGGGAAGCCCGGCGTCCTACCGGACGTGGCTGGGCGATGAGGTCGATGCCGAGGACTACGACGTGGCGGTGCGGATGCTGTCCATGAACTCACCGCACCCGGCCATCGGGTTGACCTCCGCGGTCGGTGTCGCGGTCGCGAACCTGCTCGCTGGATCCGTCGTGCACGGCGCCTCGGCCGCCCCCGGAGCGGCCGAGCTGCGAATCGGGACTCCAGCCGGTGTCGTCACCGTCACCAGCGGTGAACCGGCCCCCGCCGGGCCGCGGTGGATCACCATCCGCCGTGCGGCCCGCATCCTCTGCCGGGCCGACATCTTGGTTCCCGAGCCGGTTGCGGTCTAA
- a CDS encoding SLC13 family permease yields the protein MISIVALGVMFVVATVMPINIGILAFIASFIVGTASLGLSEDEIFEGFPVELFVTIVGVTYLFSVARRNGTIELLVQGGVKLVRGRVALIPWVLFGIAAVLTAFGTFTPAAVALLAPIGMNFAYRFRINQLMIGMMVISGAHAGAFSPIAVSGALVLGMLDHTSLHVAPYALFLASFGFNLLLSVLTFLLLRRRNPASRPEPADVDEAGTAGSKITWRQGLTLVALVGLVVGALVFHLEIGFLALAAGAVLTLLDMKNQAKATEGISWSTILLVAGMVTYVGILEKAGTIDKISHGAAGMGAPLLVALLLCFAVAVTSAFASSTAILTAIIPIAVPLLLGSHLSAVGLVAALAISTTIVDTSPFSTNGALVLSNARGVDRNRFYKQILVFTGGIVGAGPFLAWGLLVLPGML from the coding sequence ATGATCTCCATCGTGGCGCTCGGCGTCATGTTCGTCGTGGCCACCGTGATGCCCATCAACATCGGGATCCTGGCCTTCATCGCCTCCTTCATCGTCGGGACCGCCTCGCTCGGGCTCAGCGAAGACGAAATCTTCGAAGGTTTTCCCGTCGAGCTGTTCGTGACCATCGTCGGCGTCACCTACCTGTTCTCGGTAGCCCGCCGCAACGGAACGATCGAGCTGCTGGTGCAGGGCGGCGTCAAACTCGTGCGCGGCAGGGTGGCGCTGATTCCGTGGGTGCTGTTCGGCATCGCCGCGGTCCTCACCGCGTTCGGGACGTTCACTCCGGCCGCGGTCGCGCTGCTGGCGCCGATCGGGATGAACTTCGCCTACCGGTTCCGGATCAACCAGCTCATGATCGGCATGATGGTGATCAGCGGCGCGCACGCCGGGGCTTTCTCACCGATCGCGGTCTCCGGCGCGCTGGTGCTGGGCATGCTCGACCACACCTCGCTGCACGTCGCGCCGTACGCGCTGTTCCTGGCCAGCTTCGGCTTCAACCTCCTGCTGTCGGTGCTGACCTTCCTCCTGCTGCGCCGGAGGAACCCCGCGTCGCGGCCCGAGCCGGCGGATGTCGACGAGGCAGGCACGGCGGGTTCGAAGATCACATGGCGGCAGGGGCTCACGCTGGTCGCCCTGGTCGGCCTCGTGGTGGGGGCGCTCGTCTTCCACCTGGAGATCGGTTTCCTCGCGCTTGCCGCTGGTGCGGTGCTGACCTTGCTGGACATGAAGAACCAGGCCAAGGCGACCGAGGGCATCAGCTGGTCCACCATCCTGCTCGTCGCGGGCATGGTGACCTACGTCGGGATTCTGGAGAAGGCGGGCACCATCGACAAGATCTCGCACGGCGCCGCGGGAATGGGCGCGCCGCTGCTCGTCGCCCTGCTGCTGTGCTTCGCCGTCGCGGTGACCTCGGCGTTCGCCTCTTCCACCGCGATCCTGACCGCGATCATCCCGATCGCGGTACCCCTGCTGCTGGGCAGCCACCTCAGCGCTGTCGGGCTGGTGGCCGCGCTGGCGATCTCGACCACGATCGTCGACACCTCGCCGTTCTCGACCAACGGTGCACTGGTGCTCAGCAACGCCCGCGGCGTCGACCGGAACCGCTTCTACAAGCAGATCCTGGTTTTCACGGGCGGAATTGTCGGCGCAGGACCATTTCTGGCATGGGGCTTGCTCGTCCTGCCCGGCATGCTCTGA
- a CDS encoding aspartate aminotransferase family protein, with product MLDDTARTAHERHLVRYSGRGAFSPEIIDHAAGSSVVTEDGRELLDFTSGQMSAILGHAHPEIVATVREQVGRLDHLYSGMLSRPVLDLAQRLAGTLPEPLDKAMFLTTGAEANEAALRMAKMVTGGHEVVSFARSWHGMTQAAANATYSTGRAGYGPAAPGNFALPVPDRFRPDIVDADGNLDWRRQLDLGFDLIDAQSVGSLAACLVEPILSSGGVVDLPPGYLAALRDKCHERGMLLILDEAQTGLCRTGDWYAFERDGVVPDILTLSKTLGAGLPLAAVLTSAEIEQQAHDRGFLFFTTHVNDPLPAAVGNTVLDVLIRDRLDLRARELGGRLRGGLDELAGKHPMIGDVRGRGLLVGLELVNGPSGEDADKLGAAVTHRCAELGLHMNIVQLPGMGGTFRIAPPLTTTDAEIDRGLAILDTALTDVTGLHRNTRRGAA from the coding sequence ATGCTGGACGACACCGCACGCACCGCCCACGAACGTCACCTGGTCCGCTACTCGGGCCGCGGAGCCTTCAGCCCCGAGATCATCGACCACGCCGCGGGCAGCTCGGTGGTCACCGAGGACGGTCGCGAACTGCTCGACTTCACCTCGGGCCAGATGAGCGCCATCCTCGGCCACGCGCACCCGGAGATCGTCGCGACCGTTCGCGAGCAGGTCGGCCGACTCGACCACCTCTACAGCGGAATGCTGAGCCGCCCGGTCCTCGATCTCGCCCAGCGGCTCGCGGGAACGCTGCCGGAGCCCCTGGACAAGGCCATGTTCCTGACCACGGGAGCGGAGGCGAACGAAGCCGCGTTGCGGATGGCCAAGATGGTCACCGGTGGGCACGAGGTCGTCTCCTTCGCCCGGTCCTGGCACGGCATGACCCAGGCCGCCGCGAACGCCACCTACAGCACCGGGCGGGCCGGGTACGGTCCCGCCGCCCCCGGCAACTTCGCGCTGCCGGTTCCCGACCGCTTCCGCCCCGACATCGTCGACGCCGACGGGAACCTCGACTGGCGCCGTCAGCTCGACCTCGGCTTCGACCTGATCGACGCCCAGTCGGTCGGCAGCCTCGCGGCCTGCCTCGTCGAGCCGATCCTGAGTTCCGGAGGCGTCGTCGACCTCCCGCCCGGTTACCTGGCCGCGCTGCGGGACAAGTGCCACGAGCGCGGCATGCTGCTGATCCTGGACGAGGCCCAGACCGGGCTGTGCCGCACCGGTGACTGGTACGCGTTCGAACGCGACGGCGTCGTCCCCGATATCCTCACCCTGTCCAAGACCCTCGGCGCCGGGCTGCCCCTCGCTGCCGTGCTGACCAGCGCCGAGATCGAGCAGCAGGCCCACGACCGCGGGTTCCTGTTCTTCACCACGCACGTCAACGACCCGCTGCCGGCCGCGGTCGGCAACACCGTCCTGGACGTGCTGATCCGCGACCGCCTCGACCTGCGCGCCCGCGAGCTCGGCGGCCGGCTGCGCGGCGGGCTCGACGAGCTCGCCGGGAAGCACCCGATGATCGGCGACGTCCGGGGGCGCGGCCTGCTGGTCGGACTGGAGCTGGTCAACGGGCCCAGCGGCGAGGACGCCGACAAACTCGGCGCCGCCGTCACCCACCGCTGCGCCGAGCTCGGGCTGCACATGAACATCGTGCAACTGCCCGGCATGGGCGGGACGTTCCGCATCGCCCCACCACTGACCACCACCGATGCCGAGATCGACCGCGGCTTGGCGATCCTCGACACCGCCCTGACCGACGTGACGGGCCTACACCGAAACACCCGCCGCGGGGCTGCGTAG
- a CDS encoding LysR family transcriptional regulator, with protein sequence MLNPWRLRLLGLLDTLGTVRAVAETLHLSPSTVSQQLAVLEKETRSRLLERSGRRVRLTRAGIVLARRGREILDRMAEAEAELRAMNDEPIGTVRLGVFQSAIHTLAVPATTRLAESHPHLNVELVESEPHESSPAMRTGELDVIVTTTDYVKFPWDRDLEIIPLGTDPVVLVLPSDHPLARHRVVDLAACANETWACDRSGSYMAELTQRLCRESGFEPRVACRFSNYLLLLDHVAARRSVALLPALAVAPSRALVTRELTTPVHRNVTIVVRRGTAPRAAVDAVVGALRDHPDIPVLTAPGSTEGG encoded by the coding sequence ATGCTCAACCCGTGGCGCCTGCGCCTGCTCGGCCTGCTCGACACCCTCGGCACCGTCCGAGCGGTGGCCGAGACGCTGCATCTGAGCCCGTCGACGGTGTCCCAGCAGCTCGCCGTGCTCGAGAAGGAGACCCGCAGCCGACTGCTGGAACGGTCCGGGCGCCGGGTGCGGCTGACCCGGGCCGGAATCGTGCTCGCCCGCCGGGGCCGCGAGATCCTGGACCGCATGGCCGAGGCCGAAGCCGAGCTGCGCGCCATGAACGACGAGCCGATCGGCACCGTCCGGCTCGGGGTCTTCCAGAGCGCGATCCACACTCTCGCGGTCCCGGCCACCACCCGGCTGGCGGAGTCGCACCCGCACCTGAACGTCGAGCTGGTCGAGTCCGAGCCGCACGAGAGCAGCCCCGCGATGCGCACCGGCGAGCTGGACGTCATCGTCACCACCACCGACTACGTCAAGTTCCCGTGGGACCGCGACCTCGAGATCATCCCGCTGGGCACCGACCCGGTGGTGCTGGTCCTCCCGTCGGACCATCCGCTCGCGCGGCACCGGGTCGTGGACCTCGCCGCGTGTGCGAACGAGACCTGGGCGTGCGACCGGTCGGGCTCGTACATGGCCGAGCTGACCCAGCGGCTGTGCCGGGAGTCCGGCTTCGAACCCCGCGTGGCCTGCCGGTTCAGCAACTACCTGCTACTGCTCGACCACGTCGCGGCCAGGCGGTCGGTCGCGTTGCTGCCCGCGCTGGCCGTCGCACCCAGCCGCGCACTGGTGACGCGCGAGCTCACCACGCCTGTGCACCGCAACGTCACGATCGTGGTGCGCAGGGGGACGGCTCCGCGCGCGGCGGTGGACGCGGTGGTCGGGGCGCTGCGCGATCATCCGGACATCCCGGTCCTGACCGCGCCCGGCTCCACCGAAGGCGGTTGA
- a CDS encoding alpha/beta hydrolase, whose protein sequence is MPLEYTEPDGKRIPLAVKRHRATDPAQRIGSLFINPGGPGVPATDTIESIDPSSDAGPYSPALLARFDIIGMDPRGVGDSGAVRCLTDEQRADVAAADLDPTVPGGKPLPALLADATTFTGGCLAHQSPEFLASLSTDNVARDMDQLRAALGEEQITYYGASYGTVVGPMYATLFPDRVRQMVIDAPVDTNLWQTDPLKLLDDVSRSNEQTLDAWFETCRTEGPQVCPFGNGDPEAAFDALITQLEAQPLQVPPVEGLTPGGTLDGAVALEAVRAGAGVQQLWPTLTAGLLAAQQGDGRLLHFLVSNVTVAPFGGPYAILQEPHTAVRCADWPTPTDIAAHTAAATEIAERDKRLASRAGYSALNCALWPAPNEDRFTGPLTGAGAPPILVVGGRVDNVSPYHWAEAMVETMDNGVLLTREGVGHTSYRRSGPCIDAAVDATLINGDLPADGTVCDVSPGTTKPPGTNGK, encoded by the coding sequence GTGCCGCTGGAGTACACCGAGCCCGACGGCAAGCGGATCCCACTCGCGGTGAAACGCCACCGCGCCACCGATCCGGCACAGCGCATCGGCAGCCTGTTCATCAACCCGGGCGGGCCGGGGGTGCCGGCCACCGACACGATCGAATCCATCGACCCCAGCAGCGACGCCGGCCCGTACTCGCCCGCCCTGCTGGCCCGTTTCGACATCATCGGCATGGACCCGCGCGGCGTCGGTGACTCCGGCGCCGTCCGCTGCCTCACCGATGAGCAGCGCGCCGACGTCGCGGCCGCCGACCTCGACCCGACCGTCCCCGGTGGGAAGCCGCTACCGGCGCTGCTCGCCGACGCCACCACCTTCACCGGCGGCTGCCTGGCGCACCAGAGCCCGGAGTTCCTGGCGAGCCTGTCCACCGACAACGTCGCCCGCGACATGGACCAGCTCCGCGCCGCGCTCGGCGAGGAGCAGATCACCTACTACGGCGCCTCCTACGGCACGGTGGTCGGCCCCATGTACGCCACGCTGTTCCCGGACCGCGTCCGCCAGATGGTGATCGACGCCCCCGTCGACACCAACCTCTGGCAAACCGACCCGCTCAAGCTCCTCGACGACGTCTCCCGCTCCAACGAGCAGACGCTCGACGCTTGGTTCGAGACCTGCCGCACCGAAGGTCCGCAGGTGTGCCCGTTCGGCAACGGAGACCCAGAAGCCGCGTTCGACGCCCTGATCACCCAGTTGGAGGCACAGCCGCTGCAGGTCCCACCCGTCGAGGGCCTCACGCCGGGCGGCACGCTCGACGGTGCCGTGGCGCTCGAAGCCGTCCGCGCCGGCGCGGGCGTCCAGCAGCTCTGGCCCACGCTCACCGCGGGTCTGCTGGCCGCACAGCAGGGCGACGGCAGGCTCCTCCACTTCCTGGTATCGAACGTCACGGTCGCGCCCTTCGGCGGTCCCTACGCCATTCTTCAAGAGCCCCACACCGCAGTGCGCTGCGCCGACTGGCCGACGCCGACCGACATCGCCGCGCACACGGCCGCCGCTACCGAGATCGCCGAACGCGACAAGCGGTTGGCAAGCCGGGCCGGCTACAGCGCGCTCAACTGCGCCCTGTGGCCCGCGCCGAACGAGGACCGCTTCACCGGGCCGCTCACCGGCGCCGGCGCCCCGCCGATCCTGGTGGTCGGTGGTCGCGTGGACAACGTGTCCCCGTACCACTGGGCCGAGGCCATGGTCGAGACCATGGACAACGGCGTCCTGCTGACCCGAGAGGGCGTCGGCCACACCTCCTACCGGCGTAGCGGTCCGTGCATCGACGCCGCGGTGGACGCCACGCTGATCAACGGGGACCTACCCGCCGACGGCACCGTCTGCGACGTGTCCCCCGGCACCACCAAGCCTCCCGGGACGAACGGGAAATAG
- a CDS encoding SPFH domain-containing protein, producing the protein MLHADQERIAAEVPVAMPEPGVRERPATRGPGLLMLALGLVLVIVGVVAVFAGLAAESGVSVLAGVVAVVAGVVLGFGLVAVSPGEARVLQFLGRYTGTLRPAGLHWVNPLATKRKISTRIRNHETAVMKVNDADGNPIEIAAVVVWQVADTAQACFEVDSFITFVETQTETAVRHIATSYPYDSHGEEGLSLRENADEITGRLSAEIAARVQAAGVTVVESRLTHLAYAPEIAQAMLQRQQANAVVAARQRIVEGAVGMVDLALQRLDEQGVVELDEERKAAMISNLLVVLCGDRATQPVVNAGSLYH; encoded by the coding sequence ATGTTGCATGCTGATCAGGAGCGGATCGCCGCGGAGGTGCCGGTCGCGATGCCTGAACCGGGCGTGCGCGAGCGCCCGGCGACGAGGGGCCCGGGGCTGCTCATGCTCGCGCTGGGCCTGGTCCTGGTGATCGTCGGCGTGGTGGCGGTGTTCGCGGGCTTGGCGGCCGAGTCCGGTGTCTCGGTGCTGGCCGGTGTCGTGGCGGTCGTCGCCGGTGTCGTGCTGGGTTTCGGATTGGTGGCGGTGTCACCGGGGGAGGCCCGGGTACTGCAGTTCCTGGGGCGCTACACCGGCACGCTGCGGCCGGCCGGACTGCACTGGGTGAACCCGCTGGCGACCAAGCGCAAGATCTCCACCCGGATCCGCAACCACGAGACCGCGGTGATGAAGGTCAACGACGCCGACGGCAATCCGATCGAGATCGCCGCGGTCGTGGTGTGGCAGGTCGCCGACACCGCGCAGGCGTGTTTCGAAGTGGACAGCTTCATCACGTTCGTGGAGACGCAGACCGAGACCGCGGTGCGCCACATCGCGACCAGCTATCCGTACGACAGCCACGGGGAAGAGGGGTTGTCGTTGCGGGAGAACGCCGACGAGATCACGGGCAGGCTGTCCGCCGAGATCGCAGCGCGCGTGCAGGCGGCCGGGGTCACCGTGGTCGAGTCCCGGCTGACGCATCTGGCCTATGCGCCCGAGATCGCGCAGGCGATGTTGCAGCGGCAGCAGGCCAACGCGGTGGTGGCCGCTCGGCAGCGCATCGTCGAAGGGGCGGTCGGCATGGTCGATTTGGCCCTGCAGCGGCTCGACGAGCAGGGTGTGGTCGAGCTGGACGAGGAGCGCAAGGCGGCCATGATCAGCAATCTGCTGGTGGTGCTCTGCGGTGACCGGGCGACCCAGCCGGTGGTCAACGCGGGTTCGCTGTACCACTGA